The Rhinolophus ferrumequinum isolate MPI-CBG mRhiFer1 chromosome 17, mRhiFer1_v1.p, whole genome shotgun sequence DNA window GCCTAACCTTATCTATAAGGAGTCAAAATACATTTGACCAATTTGTGGTCCTAGCATTTTTCTACACAAATTAATTGTAGCCTCGGCCATAAGTGGCTAGGATTTGCTGTCCTGGTGGGTGTGATCAGACTGGTAGGCCCTTCAGGATCTAGCCCTGGGCGGCCCTGTTGAGTAGGCGATACGGCTGCTGTCGGCCTGCCTtaggaggaggtgggaggaggcacCTCAGCCGGCAGGTCATTTGTAAATTAGTCATAACAATTTCTGCTGTagagggttattgtgaggatggGAGATGAGCTAGCCAGCTGCCCAGCCACAAGACCAAATCTCTAGAAAGGTGACTCTTACTATTTTACTGTAGTGTTGAATTACATTATTTCTTTGGTTCAAACTCTCTACGTGTCCCCTGTTGGTGCCTGAAAAGTAAAAGATCTTGGAAGGAAGTATATTCTCTTAATAGTTGAATCTTctaatgtttgaatttttaaaaagaacctgtTACATGGTACAAAAATAATAGCCAGCAATAACCGCTTACTCTGTGCCTGGTATGTTTTGAGcacttttatgtttattgacTCATTTCTTCCTTGCCGCCATCTTCTAAAGTGCACATTagtattacctccattttacagttgataaAATGGatacagaggttaagtaacttgctcaaggtcacatggctggtaagtggcaaagccagatttgaacccaagcagtttATGCCAGAATCCATGCTTCACTACTACCCTAAATGTAGCCAGATTCAGTAATCTTGTTCTGATCTGTGcctttttgtgtatgtttaagaAATTAATCGTTCTCTATTTTCCAATACTGCCTTCTAAAAGgtttaaaatttgcttttcacGTTTGCAATTTAGTTGTTTGGAGTGAGATAGGAatctaaatttttattgttatatgttGAAGGGCTTTGTTCATAGCTAACCTGTAATTCTGTAGGTCAGtgtatcttcctctttcttcttctctctttccctccactcccctcttggaatttctccttttcttctctccttcctttttgagGACAGTGCCTGCCAAAATTGGGAGTAGTGACTGAGTAATCCAGTGACTCATGGTTTCAGATGTTCAACTACTCTCCCACTGAAGCTGTAGGTTAGTTTTCTTTGGAAGCTGAAGACAGTGGTTCTGTCAGCTGGATTCTTGCAGGGGAACCATGCACTGGAAGGACATAGCCCAGGTAGGAGAGAAGTCAGATTAAAGACAATAtggtttatttctttagttaCTGTGTAGAGAAATAAGATCACATCCAAACTGTGgtcatttgtaaataattatattgaaagtttattgggtttctttttttcaattttagagaTATAATCAAACCTTGTTTATAGTCTCAAAACCATCTTCTCACCAGTATGATCCATTTTTATCCTCCAAGAGTAATAATTAAACTTGATTTCCAGATCTACACTTCTTTAGACAACAGATTGCATGTAAGTTGATATTCAAATTACTAACAAAGAATCTAAGGAAACTAGACCATCCAGGCATTTAAGCTGGCAATATTGGAGCTAATAGTATTTCATATTGCTTTCCTTTTATACTATGGTAGATTTTGAGCTATTAAACATAAATACACAGTCAGGGTCATGTTACATATGGTAGTTATGGCATCTGAAATCccattcagaaagaaaatcacacaGTGGGATCCCTGTACAACATGAGAGTGAACCTAACACACTGAAGAGAGTGGGTTTCCAGGATCTCTTCTTACAACTCTTGGCAACTTGACTATCTGGAACTCTGACTCATCCtccctttctgccttcctctggCCCTTGCACTGCTTGTTAACATGTACTTGAAGATGAATGGGGCAGATGGAGGATGTGATGCAAAAGAGTGGCTGTGCTAGTCCCTAACTATTCTGGATATTCTTTTGTATTAGTGGAGCATAATATCATCCTGTTACTCATTTTGGTTTTAAGTTACCTTTTGATTTTACTTAAGTGCACAATATTTCTTATGTGTTCATCTAGaaagaaatattgtttttattcacaTCAGTAGTAATACATTGAATCCAATAATGAACTGAATGTGTTTTAGAGTTAGAGATCAGCATGATTTCTGCTCAGATGGCAAACTGAGGAGATACAACCAAGATGAAAATAAGAGGATGCATCTGTAGACTGACAAGTTAATTATTAGCATTTCATAAGTATTTCAGAATTGGTGTATTACTGTCATCACAAAAATGGAATTCAACGTTTTTTAATATGAGGGTAACCTATATCGAGCAAATTGTTGCTGGGACAGGTTAGGGACTGTAAGCAAGGAAAAGAGTGTGCTCTTAATCTCCAGGATGGTAAGTTTGTGATTAGACATGCTTACTGGGAGTTTTTATTACCCTGAGatggttattttattatttatttctgttactgCTTAATAGAGAAGTTTCTAAAGCCTTTTGGCATAAGCCCTACTCTAATTCACCACCACAAGCCACCAGGGGCgccttcttgaatttttttttttcctcctgagttAGGAAAATTAACCTCTTTCCAGCTTTGGCTGACGGCTTTGAAATGTAATACCCTGTTTGACTTAGCCAGACAGTCAgttctaaggcgtcttttggagcaaaaattaatataataaagttaatattatataagacccgatcttatataagacccggtcttattttaatatattatattattatattaatattttatatttattatattatactatattatattatatattatataagacccagtcttatactgtagtaaaataagacccggtcttatattaatttttgctccaaaagacgcattagagctgatggtctggctaggtcttattttgggggaaacatggtcgtttaagttttaaaatttaagcagcttgtctttttcttcaagtctttTAAATCGTTGCTCACTCATATGAAAGGAAAAGTCATTGTGTAGGTTTTAGAGTCCATTGCCTAATAAAAATCGTTTATTAGATAGAACTCACAAAATTTGAGCTCCAAAAGGCCTGAACTTTGTCACTGACTTGTTCTTACTGCCCCTTCTCAAGTCTTCATGTTATCTTGCCCAAGTTTATCAGTTACTTGTGATGTGGGATTTCAACTCTCAAGAGTGTACCATGTTCATCCTTGTCACTTTTAGCAGTGCCTTCCCATCTTACCTCCACCTGTCTCCAGCTACCAATAAGTGTCCCTGTTAGAATAGAAAGAATGATTCCATCACCCTTGatatgatttggggaaaaaacactgataaaaattggattttttaaCCTAGACAGTAAAATATCTGTTCTTCCCTGCATTTTCGGGTGACCATAATCTGGATTGGAATTACAGCGATGTCTGAAtactaaaatgataataataattaaattgaaatgcAGATGTATCTTGTTTTACACAGATATGCTTCTAAACAAAAGTATGTACGATGTGCGCAAAATGTGAATTCATGCTTTAAACCCACTAGAGGAGctttgttatttaaagaaatactataCTAAATCCTCTAGCAAAGGAAAACTACCCCACTTTACATTTTTGTGCAAATCTTTTCATACATGTTTTGCTTAAAGCCAAGTATATTTCcttaaatgaggataatatgcAAGAGGGAGACAGGGCGTAGACAGGACAGAAGGAATTAGGTCAGCTCTCTGTACTAAGATCTGAGTCTAGGTGAATTTTCAGTACATTGTGGCCCATTGATTCTGGAGCAGTAGTCTCCTTGGGCTCCTTCTAACATCCGCCTCTTACTTTTACGCTAGATCGAGCGGTTGGAAGTAAGCAGCCTCGCGCAGACGTCCAGTGCAGTGGCCTCCAGCACCGATGGCAGCATCCACACAGACTCTGTGGATGGGACCCCAGACCCTCAGCGCACCAAGGCTGCTATCGCTCACCTGCAGCAGAAGATCCTGAAGCTCACGGAACAGATCAAGATTGCACAGACAGCCCGGGACGACAATGTTGCCGAGTACTTGAAGCTTGCCAACAGTGCAGATAAGCAGCAGGCCGCCCGCATCAAGCAGGTCTTTGAGAAGAAGAACCAGAAATCTGCCCAAACTATCCTCCAGCTACAGAAGAAACTTGAGCACTATCACAGGAAGCTTCGAGAGGTGGAGCAGAATGGGATCCCCCGGCAACCAAAGGACGTCTTCAGGGACATGCACCAAGGTCTGAAGGACGTGGGAGCCAAGGTGACTGGCTTCAGTGAGGGCGTGGTGGACAGTGTCAAAGGGGGACTCTCCAGCTTCTCCCAGGCCACCCATTCAGCCGCAGGCGCCGTGGTCTCAAAGCCCAGAGAGATCGCCTCACTAATTCGAAATAAATTTGGCAGTGCGGACAACATCCCTAACCTGAAGGACTCTTTAGAGGAAGGGCCCGTGGACGATGCGGGGAAGGCTTTGGGGGTGATTTCAAACTTTCAGTCAAGCCCAAAATATGGTAGCGAGGAAGATTGTTCCAGTGCCACTTCAGGCTCCGTGGGAGCCAACAGCACCACTGGAGGCATTGCTGTAGGAGCGTCCAGCTCCAAAACCAACACCCTGGACATGCAGAGCTCAGGATTTGATGCACTATTACACGAGATCCAAGAGATCCGGGAAACCCAGGCCCGACTAGAGGAATCCTTTGAGACCCTCAAGGAACattatcagagggactattcattaatAATGCAGGCCTTACAGGAAGAGCGGTATAGGTAAGTTATGTggaattaaaatgctaaattatTTATGTTTGGGGTTCGCCTCCCTTTGGATATGGGGGAGTGGCTTTTAAAGATTCTGTAGAATGTCTTTCTCTGGAATGTCCAGAGCACTTGAGATATGTCATATGACATCTGCATGAGTTCCTATCATAGACTGCAAAAGACAGGCCCAGCAAAGTTAAATGACTCCCAAGGTCACATACTAATGAAGTGTTGTAGTCACATAGCTCTCCAGTCTTTCATTCCAGTTTAGGACTTTAAAATGAAGCCCAAACTTTCTAAGCATTCCACCTATTTATTTGTAATCACAGATTCACAAGTCACTGCTGCCTATAGCTATACTACATTGAATTCAAAAGATCTATTATAATCCTCTAAACTCTGTAGAAATCAAAGGTACAGCCCAGCCAAAACGTAAGGAACCCTGTAGATATTTGGCCTTAAACACACTTATCTGGGCAGTTGATGTAGAAAGATTAGACTGGAAATAAATCCAGATAAACatgtttattatctttattatgaaTTGGCAACATTTGAATGGGAGTGGACTTAAATATGAAATGGTTATACAGTAGTTAGAGGATTCTCAAAAGGCTAAAGGCTTTGAGTCGTAATCTGTACTAAGATAGAAGCTAATGTCTTTTTTGGGTTTCATATTATACTCCATGTTCATATTAGACCACTCTCAGTTGAtctccttctgtgtgtgtcttttccctttgtttcagtcacacacacagggagaactaATATTTCCCGTGGCGTACTCATTGAGATCCAAACTTTGTTAGCCAGAGACAGGCTCCTCACTGACACGGATTAAGGGCTAGTCTTAGGGAGCCAGAGGTCGGGTTAGGTCTTAAAAGGTGTGGGTTCTGGTCTGGTTCCAATTGCAATACTTCTATGATATCAGTGGTTGAACAGACAATCTTTTAAGGTCCCttccatctctttttttaaaaagtgattctttTTTACAGTTTGCTTTTATGAGATAATCTCAGGGGCCGAAGTAAATTATTCATGTGTATCAATAAACTCTGAGAGGAGTTACAACAGCAAGCTCTTTTCACATGGTGAAAATGCTAATCAGTAATTCCGCCCTGCCTCTTCACtcttctgtccttcaattctaactTAAGACTttccaggaggaaaaaagaaaagtgagtatgggagagagaaatgaagttCTAAAAGCAAATACATTACTATTCTTATTTCAGtgttatatatattctttaatataCTTCGAAGACAATATCTAATGCAGTGAACAATCTAACAAAGATTCACATGGActccaaaaataaaacacctgGTCCTTTGTAGCATCTTACACCTAACTCCCAAGTTCAAattctagttctgccacttactgatCTTGAAGTTCCTGAACATCTCTAAATCTTGGTTTCCACATCTCtaacaggaataataatagtcCTTCCTAAGGTTACTGTGACATTTAAATGAAGTAATTTATGTAGAGAACAGAGCACATATGTGCCTGGCCCTCTAAGTGCTTGATTGATGTTAGATAGCAGCTGCTACTGTTGCTATTAAAATACACCCCTCTAAACACGGAGACCTGGGCGTTCCACAGTCAGTTGCTCAAAAAAACAACTGCCTGCTTTGACCCCTAAATGGATAGCAAAACATCATATAAATTCTTCCAGAGCTTACAATTCATGTAGAGTTACTATGACTTCAAGTCAGATATAGATCAGTGTGAGACCATCAAAGGAAAACAGGTCTTCCAAGGCCAACCTTTGTATCCACTTAAAATCATTCAGAGACTGGACAGAACTAGCTCCTTATCACCTCATTAGAAGAATCAAGTCCAAGCAACTTGCAAGCTAATCAGAAGTGCATTTCTATTGTTGTACTTTGGGGTCTCTACAGTAGGTATGGCAtgaagagagaataaagaaaacctttgaattttcaaaaacagaGCTAAAACCTGGGGGGCAAGGgaaaacataatatataacatgtaatCTGTTTTTTgttaaaacagaattttgaagaaagaaagccCTTTTCCCCCTCAAGAAACGCAGGGGAAAAGTCAAAGCTATTTTACTAAACTATTTTGTTGCACCAATATTTCCAAGTATAGAGCAGCTAGATTTCTCCTTCGTTATATATGTCTTTACACAGTAAATCTATCTAATTTTTGTTGGTCTTTGAACTGTTTCACATAAGTGAAAATTTCCCCACAGATTGaatcttattcttttaaaaggcactaaaactttttacattttaagaattttcgGAGGATTTATCTTGTTTTAACAGATACACTGAACCTAACTTGATTAGAAATAGTTTAAAACGGTAGTGTTCTAACTTAGAGTGATACCTTCAGGTCAGTGGGTATGTAAGGATACGCACGTACGTTACAGTGAAGGATCCCAGACAGCTTGCTTTATAAAGTTCTTTTGTCTGCTTTTtatggcttctttttttcctcctttccatatCTCTTTCACACTGTTAATAAGCTGCCTGCAGAAAGCCTCTCTTTACTAATTTCTGTATCTACTCTCTTATAGGCTTGGCTTTTCTCCTAGGGAGGAAGGGGGCTAGGGTTGGGCTTGAGGGACTCTTCTCTGACCAAGAACCAATTAGTGTGTATATGATGGCTGCTTTAGATACAGTCCTGGTTATTTCCTCTGCGTtggtttattttactattatctccGTTGACAGGAGGGAGGCCCTCCCTGTGTTTCGCTTGGTACTGAAATGATACGGAGGACACCACCACTCACAGCATTTACCAAACTCCTGTGATGTGCATGAAGCCAGGTGCCTTACATATATTTGCAAATCCTCACAGTAGCCTTGCAGGTAGATTATATCATCCTTACTTTACAGTTTAAGGAAATTAAGACCTATTGGGTTCTAAAATTTGCCAAAGGTCCCTCAGTAAGTGGTAAAGCCAGGAATCAAATCCAGttttatctgactccaaagccagtgTTCTTTTCATACCAGGACAGGTTTTTCTTTCCCAAGCTCAACCCTGAAATCTATGTGGTTGAAAGACTATAGTCTCACTCTAAGACGCGTTGACTGCATTGGCAGTGGGTGTGGGGCCTTTTCCAGGTCAAAGTATGCGTTTCACTAAAAGTTGAGTCACTAttttcataaacatattttataaaattctgtgaATGCACAAGCTCTGGAAAGCTTTCTCAAGCTAGTACAACAGTGTATGTAAGTAATAGGGGGAAACTACTTAAGGAAACCCCCATTCCCATctttatttcccccttttcagATTCCCTTCTCAATCATGTCACCCCAGTTGAGTAACACGAGAGCGAGATTTTTGCTCAAGACCGTCTCCTTACTCTGGAATAATCAGAAGCGTTCAGGAGCCTGTGGAGCACACACTCTCTTCACCACATAATTGTGCCGTGACTGAATAGTACTTCTTTAGCTCCCACATGCACTTAGCTCCGAAGCCGTGGTcgcagagctgggatctgaactcCGCTCCAACACCTGACTAGGAGTGTAGACTTTGCGCTTTGCATTGAGCCCTCAGATATGAGTGAGATCGTGTATTTTGGGAAAGTAGGAGGCAAGGTTTAGACTTTTCTTTTAGTGATGGGATCTGTACTGACTTCAAATTCTTCTTGTCCTGCTTGTTTCTTCATCCCATTAAAGGATTATTGCAGCTTTGTTATGGGGTTCGCTTAGTACTTCAGAGATAGAGGGGCCTCTTAGATACCCCGTTTAATCTTGTTCTACAAATGAgtacactgaggcccagaaagacaAAGTAACTTGCCAGGTCACACAATAAAATGATTTAACCTATATGTAATTTGCTACTTAAACTAGAAGATGACTCCTGTTCCCATAGTGAGTATAACGTATTCATGAGTTTCCGTAGGATAAAGTTCAGCGGAGCAAAACGCATTGAAATTAGGAGAGAACTAGGAAAACAATTCATTGACAGTTTTATAAGTTGCCTTTGTCAGTTTTCCCCTAGGCGATCTGACTCAGCTACTGCCGGTGTAAAGCAGTGTCATGTAGGGCAGGCTAGAAACCCTCCTGGTGTTGATGAGCAGTAGTGCCATTCTGAAAGCTTCTATTTTAAGGGCATTACTGTCCTTTGGAAATTGGCTTCTGAGATTGTATTAAGCCCggagatattttaaattgaacTGAGTCATAAGAGCAAAAATACAGAGCAGTCAATCACATGAAGCAGAACAGTCGGTAACAAGGTAACCCATTAACACAGGCCATTGGCATTCTAACTACACAGATTgttgtttaaatgttttactaTCACTGGACATACGATAGATATCTGGTCAGATATAGCTGTTTTAGCCCCTTTACCAGGTGTTAGCTCTGATTGTCATCTGTAAATTGATCCGAGACTCTCCAGTGGATATGTAGACTAAGTTTGGCaaacaagttagaaaaagaaattgagaatatTGGATCAGATTAGCTCTTTGTTTATGAGAGAAAAAAGCCCAATTAGAGAATCTCTTAGGAAGGGTGAGACCTTCCATAAAAGAGATTTTCAGATGAGCTCCTCCCAGTTTAGCCACTGAAGAGGTAAATAATGGAGGGAAtatgagaaggaaggagaaaggaaggttGGAGGGGggaacagaaggagagaaaataaatgacttcattCATGAATTGAGGTCAGACAAGCCTAAATTTGCTTGTCAGTTCTGACACTAGCCGTGTGACCTTACGTAACTCATCTGAGCCTCAAGTTTCCTCTATAAAAACAAGGTAATGATTTCTGTTGTACAGGTTTGTTGTGAttattaaatgaggtaatgtttGTGGAAGCACCTCGTGTGGTCTGGGGTGTGCCAGGATGTTAGAAAGCTGTCATTACCAAGTTTCCCAAAGCCCCTCTAGCTTTGATTTAATCCCTGTATGCTTTAGGCATCTGCTGCTCCTTGTCTTTAAGATAATGCCCGCCCTGAAGGTTTGGGGGACTGTCCTCTGGAGACTGGTTCTGTACTTGTTCCTTTTCAACGGAAGTCTAGTTCAGTGTTTCTGAGCGTCTTTATGGGCTTCAACACAAATAAGGTAACAGAAGGTGAGGCAAACTCCACTTTCCCCAATTCAGCCAAGAATGTAGTCAAGCTGCCTCGCATGTCATAGATCCCCCACCCCACCTATGTCTCTCTATTCTGGCCAAATACTAGGTCCCTGGCAAGCATTTGGGAAACAGTACAGTTGTCTGCTCCCATAGTTGCCTGTCTGTGTCAGCCCAGGGACCTAgttcttcctgtttctctcagTACCTGCTCTACAAGATTCTTCAGCCATCCTGTCCTGGTGACCTGTTGCCCAACCAGGGAGGCACAACTGGCTCTCAGAGATGACTCCAAGCTTTTGACCACACCCAAAGAGGGGTGCACGAGGTGAAGCATTCCCCGCCTGTACACTCACCCAGTTTCTCATTGGTCAGGAATTTGACCCAAAAGAGCCCTGACTTATTTTTGATCTAGGAAGGTGACTGCTGTTTTGACTAATTCAGTGGATGAAACACTTTTCCAAAATCACTATTCATTTATGAATTGTTCACCTACAACAAAATCTGGATGTGCTGTAGTACTTTGTAGGTAGAGCAGGTTTTGctcctggggttgggggaggaattTCAGCTGCCCAAATATGATGtcacctcctttttaaaaaaaggatctTACAATGTTAAGGCTTTCTGTTTGCTAATAGTTATACTCAAACCAAATTTAGGCGTCTACATTCCCTTTGAGTTGTAATGATTTACAAAGGACGTTTGAGTCGAAAAGTCTCAGAATGAGGTTATTAATCTCATGCTACTTTGTGTTCCACATGGAGTCACATGAAAAGCATGTGCCAGTCAAGGTCATATATAGTTTTTTCCAGTACCCCCGCCCCTGTCCAGAGAGCTTTAATTAGTGTTAGATGAAGGAATTAAAATTCCCTATAGGGCGTTCTTGGTTTTAAGAAACCCTATAAAAAAGACTGTATGAAATgaccttcccttccccaccccagtcTTTGGTTTGGTGTTAATATTTAATGACAAGACAGAGGTGTTCTGTCTATGGATTCCTTAGGCATCTGGCTTCTCGCTTTAGGATTCAGACTGGAAGGAAATGCTAGCCAGTAAATTAAGCAAAAGAGATTATAACATTAATAATGGGAGTAGTGGGAAGTCGGTGGGAACTGGAGTATaggtgttttcttccttttgttgttcTCCAGTTTTTGCATTTGATTAGTATAggaaaaaggttttttaaaaaacaacaataaaaaatctaaaaacaaggCACAAACCAAGTGGTTCAGATCCTAACTACACTTCGCTAACTAACAGGAAAGTTACTGCATCTTCCTCAGCTTCCCATTTCTTAATTATCAATTGAAGGTACctcccaggaaggaaggaggtgagAATTAATGTAGATATGTCCTCATGAATCTGAGTTCCTTCCTCCGAGGCAGACGCGACTCATAAAAATATGGAGGAGGGTACTTGTTCTTGTTATTAGTGGTGCTAGTGTTTTGATGCTTATGATGATTAAGTAGATTAGCTTGAACCCCAAATGCCTCCCCTACATGCACTCCTCCACCCAAAATAACACCACATCATTTTTCACGGGGTTCTTTGTGTTAGCCTGTTTTTAGACCATAATTTCACGTGTGGGTTAAGCCACTTAGAGGCTGATGGCACTGAAAAAATGTTTGGCTGGAATTGCTAAGCATGATCAGTTTATGAGGTTGTGAAAAGAGCTGAGGAACAAGCTTCCATGACCGGGGTAAACAAATTAAGGAAAGTGTTTTAATAATGACAGACCAGTAACGTTCTTTCAAGATACTGAGGCAACCCAGAAGATCTGCATTCCAAGACACCAAGGCATCTTGCCAACTTCTTTGTTCATCACATTTTGCAAAAGCCTCCAAGTTTATGGCTTTATCAGTTTCCTCCCTGATGTTTCCTGCAGATTGGAGGGGCTTACCAAACACAACTATTTGTGTAAGTGTAAGAGGATTTCAGTTACACAATAACAGCTGCAACTTTTGTTCTTTCAGAAAGTCATCATTCTCCAGGTAATTCTTATGACTTGAAGAGGTGAACAAATGCTGGTAGTTATTAATGAATTATTGGGGCTGTTGCAGCTGGACCCATTGTGGGTCTTGCTTCACCCCTGAGTTCTGCAGCTTATGAGCAGgaactgggactcaaacccaATGTTCCTGGCTATAACACCGATaatcaatttttcccttttttttttttttttttactttcaaacaCACTGCAAACTTGAAAAAATTTGTACAGTGTATGCCCATATACTTACCTCTTAGATTCTACATTTTACTGTATTGTTTTATCATGTATCTTTCCATCTACCCATccctctctgttttattttttaatgcatttctaaATAAATTGCAGACATCCCTAATCTTtttgaacagctttattgagacataattcatatGCAATACATTTCAcccatttaaaacatacaaatcagtggtttttagtatattcacagatatatacaaccatcaccatatTCACtgttaggacattttcatcaaccTCCAATCTTCCCAAACCTGTCCCAGCCCCTAGGCAACCatttatctttctgtctctatagatttccctgttctgaacatttcatatacgTGGACTCATACAATTTGGCGTCTTTCTGACTGGTGTCTTTTACTAGCCGAGTATTTTCAAAgctcatccatgttatagcacgtgtcattcatttctttttctttccaaataatattccattgtatgaacacaccacattttgttgatccattcatcagttgatggacattgagttgtttctgcttttttgctgttgtgaacattcatgtacaagtttttgtgtggaaataagttttcatttttctttggtgtatggtaattctatggttagctttttgaggaactgccaaactgtttttcaaagcagttGCACCATATTACGTGTCCACCAACAATATACCAATGTTTGAATTTCCTCACATCtttaccaacatttgttatctcctTTTTTATTGTAGGtccataatctttttttttaattaaatattactttatatagtGGCTGGAACAATACCAGTGTGgctaaaaatctattttttttttttttaagattttattggggaggggaaaCTGTGTGTTTTCGCAGGAACACATATTTattcatcagctccaagtcaagtcgttgtctcagctccaagtccagtcaccattttcagtctttagttgcggggggcgcagccctccatcccatgcgggagtcaaaccagcaaccttgttgttaagagcacgggctctaaccaactgagctattcTTCTTCccctcagctcaaggtgccatattcagtcttagttgcagagggcacagcttgctggcccatgtgggaatcaaatcggcaaccctgttgctcagagctcgcgctctaaccaactgagccatccggccacgcCAGG harbors:
- the TMCC1 gene encoding transmembrane and coiled-coil domains protein 1 isoform X6, with amino-acid sequence MEPSLSSETVCCIERLEVSSLAQTSSAVASSTDGSIHTDSVDGTPDPQRTKAAIAHLQQKILKLTEQIKIAQTARDDNVAEYLKLANSADKQQAARIKQVFEKKNQKSAQTILQLQKKLEHYHRKLREVEQNGIPRQPKDVFRDMHQGLKDVGAKVTGFSEGVVDSVKGGLSSFSQATHSAAGAVVSKPREIASLIRNKFGSADNIPNLKDSLEEGPVDDAGKALGVISNFQSSPKYGSEEDCSSATSGSVGANSTTGGIAVGASSSKTNTLDMQSSGFDALLHEIQEIRETQARLEESFETLKEHYQRDYSLIMQALQEERYRCERLEEQLNDLTELHQNEILNLKQELASMEEKIAYQSYERARDIQEALEACQTRISKMELQQQQQQVVQLEGLENATARNLLGKLINILLAVMAVLLVFVSTVANCVVPLMKTRNRTFSTLFLVVFIAFLWKHWDALFSYVERFFSSPR
- the TMCC1 gene encoding transmembrane and coiled-coil domains protein 1 isoform X8 encodes the protein MHQGLKDVGAKVTGFSEGVVDSVKGGLSSFSQATHSAAGAVVSKPREIASLIRNKFGSADNIPNLKDSLEEGPVDDAGKALGVISNFQSSPKYGSEEDCSSATSGSVGANSTTGGIAVGASSSKTNTLDMQSSGFDALLHEIQEIRETQARLEESFETLKEHYQRDYSLIMQALQEERYRCERLEEQLNDLTELHQNEILNLKQELASMEEKIAYQSYERARDIQEALEACQTRISKMELQQQQQQVVQLEGLENATARNLLGKLINILLAVMAVLLVFVSTVANCVVPLMKTRNRTFSTLFLVVFIAFLWKHWDALFSYVERFFSSPR
- the TMCC1 gene encoding transmembrane and coiled-coil domains protein 1 isoform X7, with product MEPSLSSETIERLEVSSLAQTSSAVASSTDGSIHTDSVDGTPDPQRTKAAIAHLQQKILKLTEQIKIAQTARDDNVAEYLKLANSADKQQAARIKQVFEKKNQKSAQTILQLQKKLEHYHRKLREVEQNGIPRQPKDVFRDMHQGLKDVGAKVTGFSEGVVDSVKGGLSSFSQATHSAAGAVVSKPREIASLIRNKFGSADNIPNLKDSLEEGPVDDAGKALGVISNFQSSPKYGSEEDCSSATSGSVGANSTTGGIAVGASSSKTNTLDMQSSGFDALLHEIQEIRETQARLEESFETLKEHYQRDYSLIMQALQEERYRCERLEEQLNDLTELHQNEILNLKQELASMEEKIAYQSYERARDIQEALEACQTRISKMELQQQQQQVVQLEGLENATARNLLGKLINILLAVMAVLLVFVSTVANCVVPLMKTRNRTFSTLFLVVFIAFLWKHWDALFSYVERFFSSPR